The sequence GGCCGGGCCGGCTCACGCCGCTTGCTCGTCGCGCTGCAGGCTCTCGCGCGGATCGCGCCGCGCCGACAGCTTTTCCGAGACCAGAAACGCAAGCTCCAGCGCCTGCGAACCATTCAGCCGCGGATCGCAATGCGTGTGATAGCGTTCGCACAACTGATCGTCGCGAATCTGCTGTCCGCCGCCCGTGCACTCCGTCACGTCGGTGCCCGTCATTTCGAGATGCAGACCGCCCGCATGCGTGCGCTCGGCTTCGTGAACGTCGAAGAAGCGTTCGACCTCGAGCAGGATGCTTTCGAAGCGGCGCGTCTTGTAGCCGGACGCCGACTTGACCGTGTTGCCGTGCATCGGATCGATCGACCAGATCACCTCCCGCCCTTCGCTCTTCGTCATTCGCACGAGGCGCGGCAATAGCTCCGGCAACTTTTCCGCGCCCATTCTCGCGATCAGCGTGAGACGCCCCGGCTCGTTGTCGGGATTCAGCGCGTCGATCAGGCGCAGCAGATCGTCCGGCTTGATCGCGGGACCACATTTGAGGCCGATCGGATTCGCGACGCCTCGCAGGAATTCGATGTGCGCGTCGTCGATGCCGCGCGTGCGCTCGCCGATCCACAGCATGTGGGCCGAGCAGTCGTACCAATCCTCGGTCAGCGCATCCGGCCGCGTCAGGGCCTCTTCGTAATGCAGGAGCAATGCGTCGTGGCTCGTGTAGAGATCGGTCTCGCGCAGCGAACGCACCGAATCCGGCGACACGCGGCACGCGTTCATGAACACGAGCGCCTGCTCGATCCGGCACGCGATCTGCCGATAGCGCTGCCCTTGCGGCGCGGACGCGACGAAGCCGGCATTCCATTGCTGCACGTGGCGCATGTCGGCGAAGCCGCCGTGGCTCAACGCGCGCAGCAGATTGAGCGTCGCTGCCGCTTGCGAGTATGCCTTCAGCACGCGCTCGGGATCGGGCCGCCTCGCCGCTTCCGTGAATTCGATGCCGTTGATGATGTCGCCACGATAACTCGGCAGCGTGACACCACCGATGGTCTCGTCGGGCGAACTGCGAGGCTTCGCGAATTGCCCGGCGATTCTGCCCACCTTGACGACGGGCAGCCCGGTGCTGAACGCAAGCACGGTCGACATCTGCAGAAACACGCGCAGCAGATCACGCACCGCATTCGGATGAAATTCGGCGAACGATTCGGCGCAATCGCCGCCTTGCAGCAGAAACGCATTGCCGCGCGCGACGTCCGCGAGTTGCGCCTTCAGATCGCGAATCTCCGCAGCGAGCACAAGCGGCGGCAATCGCCGCAACTGCTCCTCCGACTCCGCGAGTTTCGCGGCGTCGGGATAAGTCGGCACCTGATGAATCGGCCGCCCGCGCCACGACGAAGGCGACCAATCAGCGTGCGTCATGATGGCCCTCTCGCGTACCATCCGGATCGACACGCGATCCGCAGTCGCCGATCGGCGCGACGGCGGCATGCAACGCAGGCTCGGGTTGCGCCTGGCCCACGGGAAGCGTGGCGCCGATCAACACATCGTAATCGTAGTGATCCACAGTCAGGCTCCGACAAA comes from Burkholderia savannae and encodes:
- a CDS encoding class II 3-deoxy-7-phosphoheptulonate synthase codes for the protein MTHADWSPSSWRGRPIHQVPTYPDAAKLAESEEQLRRLPPLVLAAEIRDLKAQLADVARGNAFLLQGGDCAESFAEFHPNAVRDLLRVFLQMSTVLAFSTGLPVVKVGRIAGQFAKPRSSPDETIGGVTLPSYRGDIINGIEFTEAARRPDPERVLKAYSQAAATLNLLRALSHGGFADMRHVQQWNAGFVASAPQGQRYRQIACRIEQALVFMNACRVSPDSVRSLRETDLYTSHDALLLHYEEALTRPDALTEDWYDCSAHMLWIGERTRGIDDAHIEFLRGVANPIGLKCGPAIKPDDLLRLIDALNPDNEPGRLTLIARMGAEKLPELLPRLVRMTKSEGREVIWSIDPMHGNTVKSASGYKTRRFESILLEVERFFDVHEAERTHAGGLHLEMTGTDVTECTGGGQQIRDDQLCERYHTHCDPRLNGSQALELAFLVSEKLSARRDPRESLQRDEQAA